The Hymenobacter baengnokdamensis genome includes a region encoding these proteins:
- a CDS encoding PorV/PorQ family protein, with translation MLPFVLFGQGNGPAGHGARVQALGNASSPLSGEVWAAANNAAGLAGLTKPVVGVYLENRYLLPSLNATAVALALPLGEIEPATAALPARAGRGVLGFEAQRFGGILYNEIKVGIAYGYRLGTVSVGGRLDALQVSFQDLGSRRTLAASLGGQAELLPRRLTLGVYLYNLTQARLADYQDERVPTVLRAGLAYRPSKQVLLLAEAEKDVERPAGMKAGLEYLPAEAVAVRLGYTSGSQQTMAGVGIRAGSFWFDYAAGWQAALGLSHYFSLSWHWGPGEPGNEKP, from the coding sequence TTGCTTCCTTTTGTGCTATTCGGCCAGGGTAATGGCCCGGCCGGCCACGGAGCCCGTGTGCAGGCGCTGGGCAATGCGTCCTCCCCGCTTAGCGGCGAGGTATGGGCGGCGGCCAACAACGCGGCTGGTCTGGCTGGCCTTACCAAGCCTGTCGTGGGCGTATACCTGGAAAACCGCTACCTCCTGCCGAGCCTTAACGCCACGGCCGTAGCGCTGGCCCTGCCGCTGGGCGAAATTGAGCCGGCCACCGCTGCCCTACCCGCCCGCGCCGGGCGCGGCGTGCTGGGCTTCGAAGCGCAACGCTTTGGCGGAATTCTATATAATGAAATCAAAGTAGGCATAGCGTATGGCTACCGGCTGGGCACGGTAAGCGTGGGAGGGCGGCTCGACGCGCTGCAAGTGAGCTTTCAGGACCTGGGCAGCCGCCGCACGCTGGCTGCTTCGCTGGGCGGGCAGGCCGAGCTACTGCCCCGGCGCCTCACGCTGGGTGTTTATCTGTATAACCTGACGCAGGCCCGGCTGGCCGACTACCAGGACGAGCGCGTGCCGACCGTGCTGCGGGCCGGCCTGGCCTACCGCCCCAGCAAGCAGGTGCTGCTACTGGCCGAAGCCGAAAAAGATGTGGAGCGCCCGGCCGGCATGAAGGCCGGCCTCGAATACCTGCCCGCTGAAGCCGTAGCCGTGCGCCTGGGCTACACCAGCGGCAGCCAGCAAACCATGGCCGGCGTGGGCATCCGGGCCGGCAGCTTCTGGTTTGACTACGCGGCGGGCTGGCAGGCAGCCCTGGGCCTGAGCCATTATTTCAGCCTGAGCTGGCACTGGGGGCCGGGTGAACCCGGAAATGAAAAACCATAA